From Stenotrophomonas sp. SAU14A_NAIMI4_8:
GTTGAAACCGGACTGACCGGCTGGGCCGAACGCGGCTGGCTGCCCGATGGCGCGCTGCGCCTGGGCATCCGCCGCATGTGTGCGCAACGCCTGGCCGAAGAACAGGCCGGCGGCCTGCAGGCGCAGTCGCAACGGTTCCAGCAGCGCCTGCAGGAACTGTCCAGCAGCCCGCTGGCACTGCACGTGGATGCGGCCAACCGCCAGCACTATGAAGTGCCGGCCGCGTTCTTCCAGGCGTGCCTGGGCCACCGCCTGAAGTACAGCAGCTGCTATTACCGCACCGGTCACGAAACCCTGGACCAGGCCGAGGATGCGATGCTGGCACTGTATGGCGAGCGCGCCGGCCTGGCCGATGGCCAGGACATCCTGGAACTGGGTTGCGGCTGGGGCTCGCTGACCCTGTGGATGGCCGAGCGCTACCCCACGGCGCGCATCACCGCCGTGTCCAACTCGCACAGCCAGCGCGCACACATCATGGCGCAGTGCGAAGCGCGCGGCCTGCGCAACGTGCAGGTGCTCACCCGTGACGTGAATCTGCTGGAGCTGCCCGCGCACGCCTTCGACCGCTGCGTGTCGGTGGAAATGTTCGAGCACGTGCGCAATTACGCGCAGCTGCTGGGCCGCATCGCCGGCTGGCTGCGCCCGGACGGCGCGCTGTTCGTGCACATCTTCGCGCACCGCACGCTGATGTACCCGTTCGAAACCGAAGGCGATGACAACTGGATGGGTCGTCACTTCTTCACCGGCGGCCTGATGCCAGCCGCCGATACCCTGCTGCATTTCCAACACGACCTGCAGCTGCAGCAGCGCTGGCTGCTGGACGGTACCCACTACCAGCGCACGGCCAACCATTGGCTGGCCAACCAGGATGCAGCGCGCGAAGAACTGCTGCCCTTGCTGGCCCAGACCTATGGCAGCGACGCCGCCGCACGCGTGTGGTGGCAGCGCTGGCGCATGTTCTGGATGGCCTGCGCCGAGCTGTTCGG
This genomic window contains:
- a CDS encoding class I SAM-dependent methyltransferase, which produces MNAVTSLPPPTLVETGLTGWAERGWLPDGALRLGIRRMCAQRLAEEQAGGLQAQSQRFQQRLQELSSSPLALHVDAANRQHYEVPAAFFQACLGHRLKYSSCYYRTGHETLDQAEDAMLALYGERAGLADGQDILELGCGWGSLTLWMAERYPTARITAVSNSHSQRAHIMAQCEARGLRNVQVLTRDVNLLELPAHAFDRCVSVEMFEHVRNYAQLLGRIAGWLRPDGALFVHIFAHRTLMYPFETEGDDNWMGRHFFTGGLMPAADTLLHFQHDLQLQQRWLLDGTHYQRTANHWLANQDAAREELLPLLAQTYGSDAAARVWWQRWRMFWMACAELFGYDDGQQWLVAHYLFRPR